AGGTGGCGGTACTTGCGGTCGAGCCGACGCGCGGCGTCTCGCGCGATGAAGCGCAGGGGACGACACAGCGGCCTCGGGAACACGGCGGCGGAGGCTTCGTCGAGCGCGGCCGGGTCCTCCAATGCGCGGAGCACCACGCGCGTGCGCGCCTCGGCGAGCGCCGCCTCGCTCAAGTCGTTCCAGGGAGCGACCGCCTCGAAGTCACCCAGCCGGTCATCCCCCGCCAGCCGCGCGGCGTGACGGGCGATGTCCCACGAGCCGCGCACGACCTGTTCGCCGGCCAGCAACACGGGCACCGACACCCGGCCCGACCACTGCCGAATGCGCCAGCGCAACCTCGGCTCGCTCAGCGTCGGGACGTACTCCTCG
This region of Myxococcus stipitatus genomic DNA includes:
- a CDS encoding glutathione S-transferase N-terminal domain-containing protein, which codes for MGEAFSPWTQKARWALEHCGVAFAYEEYVPTLSEPRLRWRIRQWSGRVSVPVLLAGEQVVRGSWDIARHAARLAGDDRLGDFEAVAPWNDLSEAALAEARTRVVLRALEDPAALDEASAAVFPRPLCRPLRFIARDAARRLDRKYRHLVVPGSLRVALERTRAALNASGGEHLLGRFSYADITMVVVLEAVAPAAPIDPPLGPATRRCWSDEALAEEFADLLRWRARLFSARATP